From Dermochelys coriacea isolate rDerCor1 chromosome 9, rDerCor1.pri.v4, whole genome shotgun sequence, one genomic window encodes:
- the NPPC gene encoding C-type natriuretic peptide — protein MRISHFLACGLSLALLSVRLEARPAAQPQQKPPRSTPGHELTESPAAGRERGETAGGGGGGRGRGSDSRLLRELRVDTKSRAAWARLLRDYPGTRRHKGVSKKGLSKGCFGLKLDRIGSMSGLGC, from the exons atgCGGATCTCACACTTCCTGGCTTGCGGACTTTCACTGGCTCTGCTGTCTGTCAGGCTGGAGGCGAGACCGGCGGCTCAGCCCCAGCAGAAG cccccccggaGCACGCCGGGACACGAGCTGACGGAGAGCCCGGCCGCGGGCCGCGAGCGAGGGGAGACGGCGGGCGGCGGAGGCGGCGGCCGCGGCCGGGGCTCGGACTCGCGGCTGCTGCGGGAGCTGCGCGTGGACACCAAGTCCCGGGCCGCCTGGGCCCGGCTGCTGCGCGACTACCCCGGCACGCGGCGGCACAAGGGCGTCAGCAAGAAGGGCCTGTCCAAGGGCTGCTTCGGCCTCAAGCTGGACCGGATCGGCTCCATGAGCGGCCTGGGCTGCTAG